From the Rhinolophus ferrumequinum isolate MPI-CBG mRhiFer1 chromosome 4, mRhiFer1_v1.p, whole genome shotgun sequence genome, the window AGATAGAtacacacaatgcacacacacacgtacatgtacATATAGGTACATATCACTCACTTATACAcgtgtacatgtacacacatatacatgcccACATACATCATACAGATGTACATACAGGTACACATGCATGGAAACCCATATAGGCATGTGTGCAAGTACATGATGAATGCACGTGCATACATATTTACATGGAATGTAAGTACATGACACACATCCATGGACTCAGGTACAACCACACATACAGgctcacacatgtacacacataatATGTACATGGAAAGACATACATGTACAGGcaaccacacacatgcacaattgTACACACAGATATGACATGCATACACATGTCCAAATACATGGGCACACATGTACagacacgtatatatatatatatactgtatatgttTCCAGGCACAAGTGCACAATATACACATGTACGCACTCACAAGctcatatatgtacacatatgcacaACATATATTGTCAAGGACACACCTGtaaatgcatgcatgcacacatgtacacacatgtacacacatacccACGGAGAATTCGGCAATGCAGCCCATGTGGGAGGATGGAGGACAACCACCCAATGACACTCTTCCAATGCCAATACAGGAGGACACCTGCCCCTGTGGGTGCTTCCACTACAGCTCACCTGTCCCACCTGTGTATTAACAGGTGTGTCCTCTTACAGGCTGGCAGTCTGAGCAATGGGCGACTGGAGCCTTCTGGGGAGACTATTGGATGCTGCACAGGAGCACTCCACGGTCATTGGCAAGGTCTGGCTGACAGTCCTGTTCATCTTCAGAATCTTGGTGCTGGGAGTTGCTGCGGAGGATGTGTGGGGAGACGAGCAGTCAGACTTCACCTGCAACACGCAGCAGCCGGGCTGCGAGAACGTCTGCTACGACAAGGCCTTCCCCATCTCCCACACCCGCTTCTGGGTGCTCCAGATAATCTTCGTGTCCACGCCCACCCTCATCTACCTGGGGCACGTGCTGCATATCGTGCGCAgggaacagaagaagaaagagagggaagagcagCTGAAGGGAGACAGTGACCATGGCCAGGACAGGCCCCCAGTACGGGATGACCGGGGCAAGGTCCGCATTTCCGGGGCCTTGCTCAGGACCTACGTCTTCAACATCATCTTTAAGACGCTCTTTGAGGTGGGCTTCATCGTTGGTCAGTACTACCTGTATGGCTTTCAGCTGAAGCCTCTCTACCGATGTGACCGGTCGCCCTGCCCCAACACCGTGGACTGCTTCATCTCCAGGCCCACGGAGAAGACCATCTTCATCATCTTCATGCTGGCCGTGGCCGGCCTGTCCCTCCTTCTCAATGTGCTGGAGCTCTACCACCTCGGCTGGAAGAAGCTTAAAAAGGGCATAACCTATCCTGTTAGCCCAGACACCCCTAAATCCAGGATGAGGGCCACAAAACCTGGGGGTGGGagcccaccctcctcccagtAGGGTCCAGCCACCCAACCATCATCCAGTCAGCTCTGTACACTCTGTGAAAAAAGATCATACATGACTACATTCACAGAGCCCAAGtcccttttttaaattctaaatcaTTTTGATGGAACCAGTCACTTTCTCttgtttaaactttattttactgtgttattctttattttcataaaattgacaaaaaaatatatcttaactttgaaaagaaaagagaaagagacaaaaaaattaaaagaacaaaccAGAATATTCTGATATATCCTGGCTTTCTTTGATCTTTAAGTAAGTGCTAGATGATAGATTTCTCATACAAGATCACCTAGACTAAGAACTATGAATACAATTCAtacatcctttaaaaaattaatctaataagattacatgtttttttttagtttagcaCCCCCCCTTATCACTCTCTTTAAAGTATTATTGAATAAAAtcctttttctgaagctttttcttttaatttctttcttctgccataTGTAACAACTCCTTAAAAAGTCTAATGCATCAAAATTACAGGaactttaaatttcttgtttataTATTCCAATATCGTCCACAAACTCAGTCAAATGCTCTTAACTACAAGTCTAAAATTAATTACACAGCTCGCACAGAGTTAAAACCTGTTTTGCCAGATGCCCTAGTATGTCAGACTCTCTTAAAGGTGACGAACTTATTACCTTTCCAGTATTCTGAGAGGTAACATTAACAGAACACAGGTGCGGGAGGCCTGGGGTCAGGTTAAGAAAGGATTGACCCCAAAAGACACCAGGAAACGGATCTGTGAGATGACTGTTTGTATCTCAACTGTGTTGGTGGAGACACAGTGtaaacagttttcaaaatttattaactgcgacttaaaatacatttattttatcatatgtTACTTACAAGCCAACAAAGTTGATTGAAAAggaaatgtgtatgtgtgcatgtatatgcataagtacacacatatatatgctcgCTGGATACAAAACTGAACCTTAACACAAAGTACTAAATGTTCAGTTTGATTTACTTGATCATCCTACATTTAATGAACGTGTTTTACAGTTGAGATCCGGTCTGAGACTAAGCTGAGGAAGCAGAGGGGTCAGTAAAGTTTCTCCACCAAGGCGTGAAAAAGGCAGAAGTGAAAAGGAAGATGGCACTTGAATTTCAGCCCGTTTGGACTAGCTGCCAAAAGATCTGCTGGTGGGCTAGGTGGGGACCGGGATCCCACCTCACCTGTGTGCCTGGGGGACGATCCCTGTGGAGGTGACACTACCCAGAGGGAGGGTCTTAGCTCCTtggtgctgctgtaacaaatcaccacagacTCAGCCGCCTAAAGCAACATGATCTCTCCTCAGCCAGTTGTGGGGGCAGGAGGCTGCGCTCAGGGTCACTGGGCTGAAGTCCAGCTATTGGCAAGGCTGGTTCCTCCCTGGCCCCCGGGAGGACCCCTTCGTCTCCCACTTCCGGAGGCGGTGGCCTTCCCTGCTCCTGGACGCAGCACTGCAGTCAACGTCCATTTCCGTGGTCACATCACCTCCCCTGTGCGACTGTCAAATGTCCCTCTGTCCCCTCTCATGTGGGCACGGGTGGTTACATTTAGGCATACCGGTCACCCAGGATCACCTTCCCATCCCACCATCCTCAACTTAGTCACTTCTTCTAAGTCCCTGTGGCCAAATCAGGTCTCCTTCTCAAGTGCCAGGGACTAGGACGTGATGCCATGGGGGCCATTAGTCAGCCCAGCACCGAGGAGTCAGTAGTTTGGACGGAGAAGCACTTTTCATGCCCTGCCTTACAGCCGTGTGCTTGGGCCAGTCCTTCCTGCACAGTCAGGTGCACGGTGTGATGCCAATGCAGGTGTGACGTTAGGACAGGTGACAGCTCGGAAGGGACTGAACCAGCTCACCCAATCCAGTGCACAGACGGCGTGGCATAAATGAAATGTTACTGGAAGCACACCTTTTAAAAGGGAGGGTGGGGTCCAGCCAGGCCCTGCTCCTCTGTGGGGCCCACAAAGTGCCCAGGCAGCCTTCGGTCACACAGAGGAGACAGATGGGGAAGCACCCCACAAAGGCAACCTGGGGCCCCGGGCCATCACTCTGACAGTGACCAGCTCCACCTCAGCTCCCGGTGGCCTCGGGCAGGTCATGCATTCTTCCATCACATGCTCATCCCTGGGGCTTGAGGGCTATTAACAGAGCCCCTGTGGTGACAGCAAGGGGGACCCTCTGTCCAGGTAGCAGTGACAGATGCCAATGGCTGCTCCCTCTGAGGTACTGCTCAGCCTAGAACATCTGCTTACAGACAAAAAGGCAGCCTGAATATCCATCTAGGGACAGTTTAGCTGGTCAATAAAGCAGGAATGGAAGCTGTAAGAAAATTTGTACCCCTTACCCCGACCCCACACTCAATACAgctatttttatttgtagttcaAAGGGAAATGTGTCTGGGCACACATCAGGGTCTCAGCTAGTGTTTactgaataaacgaatgaatgaatatggtTGTCTTCTCATCTAAATTCTGACTCTGTGTGTTCTCTGAAAATACAGAATAGGGAGACAGCAAAAGAAGGAAGGCCACAACTCCAGTGTAGAGCATTCCCTGACACAATGCACTACCTGCAGTGTTTCTTCTGGGCCCTCACTGTGGGTGTGTCTGGTTCTGTGTGGATTGCTCGAGGCGTGCGGGCAGTGTGTCCATTACCTGTTGCCACACAAGCAGTTACTCAAAAGTCAGTAACAGGAACCACACGCAGGCATTCTACTACTTAGTGTCGGGGGGGTGGCGTGGCTGGGTGGGACCTCACAACATTGCAgtggcctcccccacccccaagtgaGTGATCACAAGAGAAAGCAAGGGGAAGCTGCCATGCCCCTGGGACCAGGCGTCAGCGGCCACACTGTGTCACTTTTGCCCCGTTCTGTGTGTTATGAGCGAGTCACTTAGCCTGTGCACGCTCAGCTGTGGGGGAGTCAGGTTAAACCTTTGGGGAGAAGAGGGTCacagaatttgtggacatatttcaAAACAGTACAGCCAGTCGTCATCATAATGAAAGAACCGCGTCAATCCCACAAAGAGTTTCACATTCAAATGCTGCTTCTCTGACATGAGAGCCATGTCTCTTTCTTTACTGTATTTGCCACAATATAAGTCTATAGAGGAAACAACCACTAATTTCCATTTACGAAGTTAAAGTCCATAATCCTCCCCCCAAAAGAAGAAAGTGGGCCTCAAaacctcattttctttaattaaactcCATGCAAAGTAGATTAGTCATCACAGGTTATAAACATAAACATCACTCAGAAGTCccccaaatatttctttctggaattctAACACCTGGATTGAGGAGAACTTGAACTTCAAGAACTTTCCTGAGTTTTCAACCAGACATAGGGTTGCTTTGTGGGGTCAGAAACCCTGACCTCCTCTACCTGGTTCTTTACATTCTAATACCTTTGGGCCCCTCTAACTGAAAGAGTACTTTGATTTCTAccatcttcttccttttttaatgcAGGTTTGATTGACGTATAACACTGTGCTTGTCCCAGGTGTATAACATGACCACGTACTATTTTTTTATACTTGTCTCTATTTCagatatttctaaaatgaggTGATATTGCtatcatagttttttaaaaaggctgttGTCATTTTTGGAAACCAACTTCAACTCTAGAAAAAAGTTCTTTTGAggtcacatttaaaaatagaaaaacccaaatactgtatattcttttgttttttgaaaaattgttaatGTCTTTCTTAGGCTCGTGTGGGCTTATTACACTTCAgtaaaaagtttacataaataaaagcagAGGTCATACACTGAAGGCTCAGGAAACACATGCGCCCTCAGAGGGCTTCCTCTGGTCGTGTGGAATGGTTGTCAGTGTGACGTGTGGGGTCTTGGGCCAGAGAGCACCACTCTGCACTCCCCCCGGACTGTGCAGGGCCAGGTGGGGGGGCACTGGGTGTCCCCATCTGTCCTCAAGGTACCCTAGGTGAACACAAACGAGGACACATAGCAGACCCGACGAGCTCAGGGTCAACTTGGCAGATCTGACGAGCCCAGAGACCGAGAGTGGACACACAGCGtggtctgatcataaattcctcacTGGGCTGCCATAGGGTGAGTCACGTCCCAGGCCTGGAGCTTCCTTAGCAAAAGGTCAGTATTTGCCTTAAGGAGCCCTGCCGTCTGTGCTCAcgcatctaggataacatacctttgaaatgtcagagtaattttcttttccaggccCCGAGAAGGCACAACTGCAGGCACCGGGGCAGGAGACCAACGGCTTTCCTGTCATCTGCTGCCCACATACCATCTGTGCGCTGTAAATGCTAAACATCACCTCTCCTGCTCCCGCCAGAGAGAAGCCTGAGCCTCTCCGTTTTGCTTTGTATCCCATCCCAGAGATTTCTATTTTGCTTCTTCCTACCACCATGGATGTCCTATGCCTTTTTTCCgttctctcctttgattctaaagcataaaataaatagcaaaactgTCTTCTCCAGAGCGGTTTCTCAATCTGCTGAGATCTTGCCAGAGGCATGTCCTCACTGTGGCTCAGATAGCGTCATAGCAACTGTGTGTATAGTGTGCTGTCCTTGCGTGGACGTGCACCCCAAATGTCCTACAGACCCGAAGCCCTGCTTCAGGTGTTCACGGGGGAGTGTGGTTCCTGCCAGGATGGTCAGGGTCACCCCCTCTCCCTGTGCCAGCAGTGACGCCCTCGGAAGGGCACTGCGCTTGGCAGCTGCAAAGCTGTGGCCACCTGCTGCCTTCCGAGCCTCCTACAGAGCAGTGGCATGGCTTCGATGTCACATTCCAGGATCTACAGCTGCTGACCACTCTGCTCTGAAGGTCCCTTTTCCTTTGGAAACCCTGGCAAGCCTTCAGCCCGAGGGTGGCCTGCTGTGAGGTGGCCTTTTCCAGGAGCCCCCGCCCCAGCCTGGTGTGTGCCGTGTCCTGGGGTTCACACCCAAGCTCAGGCACACATGGACTAAATGGCTGTGTTCATGAATTTCTGTCCTAAAGAAAGACGAGAGTGAGAACAATGACTATTCTGAAATGACAGATGCAGTTTATTTTCCTTGTTAATTTCTACAATAAATTAACCGCTGTTCATGTCAGATAGTGGAGGGCAGATGCCAGTATACCAACTTATAATACAAAAGTGAGTGGCCAGGAGTAGCAGCACCCTGTGAGAACCCTGTGAGAACAGGGTGTGATTCTCACACCTGGATGTGGTGACATCTGTTATGAAGACCCTGGGGACAGTGACTTCTGTCAGGCCCTGGATAAGAATATACAGGACCTAGACCTCTGGGACCACTGACTTTCCCTTTTCCTGAGAAGCAGGTAGGTGAGCAGACGTCACCCTTGTGCTTACGCAGGTCAACTCCAGGTTCTGGGCCAGTCTGAACACAGGTGTGTGTCCCATGTCCACTGTCCTGGATGCACACTGCAGGTGTCCTGCTGGTACTGGCTGTGTCTAAGAAGCCTGCGGCCTGCATGATTCACAGATATGTAGTAGAATTTTCCTTCCGGCTCCCAAAAGGTAGTCGGTGTAACTGGCAGTTCCCACTGGACCTCAGGGACTAAAATCCGAGCAGCCTGGTACCCCTGCCCTGTGGCCTCTTCCCTCCTAACCCCAAGAAAAGGTTTGCTGGGATGCGAATCCAGCTGATGCATCAGGTCTCTCATTTGCCTGGGTCCCTTCCAAGGCCTTCCAAGGGGCTCTAGCAATCCACTTGCATGGGCAGGTGTTTTTGGAAAATTTGCAGAAGTCAGGCATTTGGGCTGAGCCCCATTTGTCACCCCACTTTGCCTGCCAGCACACGCCTGCCCTGGCACATGTTGTACTGGAGAGCATTCTAAATAAGGATTCACTCCTCACTGATCCATGTCTAAGAGGCATTTATTTTCACACCTAACTTTGTATTTGTACTTTTGCAAATTGTGGAAGCTGATCAAGAGGTCCCACTGAAGCCACATGGCCTCACGGGACCCAGGGCACAGGACTCAGCTTCTCTCTCTGAAGTGGAGGTCACAGCAGAACCGCCTCAGGGCTGTTCTCAGGGTCTCAGTCAGTGGAGGCTTAGTTCCTGTTACTATTTCCATAGGGTCTGATTTGCAGCTTCTCCCTTTGAAAAATGGCCTCGACACGATTGAGCTTCCTGGGTGTTGTGAAGCTTAAATGAGATGAGTTATGTGACGGCCTCACATGTTCAATAAATCCAAGTGATTTAGTTGGCAAGTTCATAGCTAAGTATATAGTCGTAAAAATAATTACTTCTGGATGATCCTTTTAAACCTAAAATTGCATATTGTTTGCCGATGTTCAATTTGGATGCAGCCACTTATGCTCTCTCAGTTCCCTCTCACCACAACCCCACGAAGTAAAACCTCCTTTTTCAGCTGTGATAGCTGTGAACAGCCCTCTGTAGGGTCTCTGTGAAAAAGGAAGGAGCACAAAttcaactttctttctttttaaaaagttttgttggggaatattggagaacagtgtgtttctccagggcccatcagctccaagtcgttgtccttcaatctagttgtggagggcgcagctcagctccaagtccagtcgctgttttcaatcttagttgctgggggaacagcccaccatcccttgtggggtcgatccggcaaacttgtggttgagagctcgtgctctaaccaactgagccacccgtccgcccaaTATCAACTTTCTGATTCAAGCACCTAAATTCCAATTAATTCCTTTTTGATAGCACTGATCTTTCTTTgtgatttcatcattttaaagtacATGTCATATTAGAATCATTGATCATTGTAAGTGAAGTGATGTAATATGGTATATGTTAAATGTTAGTTGCGAAATACAGCCCCACAATAGGACAAAAAAAGAGGTTATTATTGTAAGGCCTAAAAACTGCTCCACTGTAGCATAAGCTAGTGAATAAAGCGTTACCAATCACAAACAAAAGATTGAATTGTGAGCATGCAGACATATCACCAGGATAAGGGAGGTGACAAAGCCAAGGCAATGTATCTTTTTAGGCAATGGCCATGTGATACACAGAGGCAAAttttggaataaagaaaatgtgttttaatgcATCTGTATTTACGCTAAGAACTCCACACTTGGTATTCACAGTGCAGCGAGGCTCCTGGTACAATTTTAAAAGGTGTTAAATTGGGGTCAGTAAATACTCTGCACCCTTGTActttgcctctccccaccccgtCGGTCCCCCGCCCTACCCTTGGCCCATGACAGATGCGGGTAATTAATCACAACTAGAGTCCTCCAAGAACATGGTCTTGGTGTTTCAAGTTAAAGCGCTCAGCCCCGTGATTCTCAACCAAGGTGATTTTGCCCCTAGGAGACATGTGGCATCGTCTGGGGATATTTTCTTATTGCCGTGACTTGTCAGAGGGCAGGGTGCCACTGGCATCTATGGGGAGAGACTAGGGGTGATACCACACATCCGCCACCGCACAAaacagcccccaccacaaagagTTGTCGCGTCTCAGGTGTCAGTCATGTGAGTTGAGAGACCCTGTCTTAGCCTAAGGCCTTGGGCTCAGCGGTACGCAGAGCTGTATTCAGCCTTCCAGTTCACTTGGGGGAGATGTTTAACCTCACTTAgcctcagtttccgcatctgGAAAGTGAAGATAGTGATATCTGCTTTATATACTTGTGGTGAACACAGTTTCTGACACATGGTCAGCTGTCAACTCTTATTATCACCACCGGTAACACTAAGCATGTCACAAATATTAGAATGTAAAGTTTCTGCATCtcaaaaaatattgtaaataattttaggCTACTTTTCCTGTGCATTAGACAATTGCTGTCATTTGTCTTGATACTTGTACAGCACttccatcttgaccggaaatattttattaagcagTAATTTGGGTGCCACGGATTCAAAGTAATGCATACTAAAGAGTTAGAGGCGTATGTGATCTTTGTTCTAGAAGCAGAGGGATCTGGGAGCACTAGAGTCAGAAGGCAACAAAGGCTTGCcgggggagagaagagggacagGATAAAAGGGGTTTGCGGAGGAGAAGGGATGTGGGGCAGAAGAGACTGAGATTCTACCTATTTTTGATGTGCTGAGTCACTGAGAGACACTGGTTTATCAGATTCATATTCATCATTtttaacactcaaaaaaaaaaagggcagaagaaaattgctctcctttccccctttctcttccatCATTTCCTCTCCAAGATATTTTAACTCTGTGTGGACAGCTATCGTCTCCTGATAATAGAGCACCTGTAGGAAACAAACACATCACACTAGAATTGTTGAGAAAGATGACGATGGAATTCTCAAATCTCTACCAAAATCAGAGCTGGAATTATTATATCTACAAACGGGGGAAAATTTCTAACCCTATCACATGATCAGTGTccttaaatcattattttaacagCGTGGTTTTCATACTTTCCTATAAGTTATGGGCTGAAATGAACTATTCCGTTACCCATCCTACCCACcagtttgtcttttgactttcttTGTGCACTTTCCCAGTGTCCATATTTGTTTGGTAATAGTGCCTTCTGATATATGTgatttttcaagtttcttctgAGTGTTTTGGGTAAAGTGAATTAAAGTTGTGTCTTTCTGTAATGTTTACAAATGAAttcaaaaagacaataaagtaATAAATCACCACTGTCCAAAAGTTAACATTTACTTCttcttattctctttaa encodes:
- the LOC117021237 gene encoding gap junction alpha-3 protein-like, translated to MGDWSLLGRLLDAAQEHSTVIGKVWLTVLFIFRILVLGVAAEDVWGDEQSDFTCNTQQPGCENVCYDKAFPISHTRFWVLQIIFVSTPTLIYLGHVLHIVRREQKKKEREEQLKGDSDHGQDRPPVRDDRGKVRISGALLRTYVFNIIFKTLFEVGFIVGQYYLYGFQLKPLYRCDRSPCPNTVDCFISRPTEKTIFIIFMLAVAGLSLLLNVLELYHLGWKKLKKGITYPVSPDTPKSRMRATKPGGGSPPSSQ